The following are from one region of the Pseudomonas putida genome:
- a CDS encoding tetratricopeptide repeat protein, with product MRALIVLALAASAVGCTRWSMDHHLNNAYRAYDRGDCARVMLELSQVDRTSRARPFIHPEVALLRGQCLERQALYVDAAQTYQYLIQQYPGNEYAYRAQARLQTLEKLGHLRSTEAAVANPVSAAPWR from the coding sequence ATGCGAGCCCTGATCGTTTTAGCCCTGGCGGCCAGCGCCGTCGGCTGCACCCGCTGGTCCATGGACCACCACCTGAACAATGCCTACCGCGCCTACGACCGTGGCGATTGCGCACGGGTCATGCTCGAGCTGTCCCAGGTCGACCGCACCAGCCGTGCGCGACCGTTCATCCACCCCGAAGTGGCGCTGCTGCGCGGTCAGTGCCTGGAGCGCCAGGCCTTGTACGTGGATGCCGCGCAGACATACCAGTACCTGATCCAGCAATACCCGGGTAATGAGTATGCCTATCGCGCCCAGGCGCGCCTGCAGACCCTGGAGAAGCTCGGCCATCTGCGCAGCACCGAAGCCGCCGTGGCCAACCCGGTGAGTGCCGCACCTTGGCGTTAA
- a CDS encoding fumarate hydratase, with protein MTVIKQDDLIQSVADALQFISYYHPVDFIQAMHEAYLREESPAARDSIAQILINSRMCATGHRPICQDTGIVTVFVRVGMDVRWDGATLSVDDMINEGVRRAYNLPENVLRASILADPAGARKNTKDNTPAVIHYSIVPGDKVEVDVAAKGGGSENKSKMAMLNPSDSIVDWVLKTVPTMGAGWCPPGMLGIGIGGTAEKAAVMAKEVLMESIDIHELKARGPQNRLEEIRLELFEKVNQLGIGAQGLGGLTTVLDVKIMDYPTHAASLPVCMIPNCAATRHAHFVLDGSGPAELEAPSLDAYPEIVWEAGPSARRVNLDAITPEEVASWKPGETILLNGKMLTGRDAAHKRMVEMLNRGEELPVDLKGRFIYYVGPVDPVGDEVVGPAGPTTATRMDKFTRQILEQTGLLGMIGKSERGPAAIEAIKDNKAVYLMAVGGAAYLVAQAIRKSKVLAFAELGMEAIYEFEVKDMPVTVAVDSNGESVHITGPALWQNKIAQSLAVEVK; from the coding sequence ATGACCGTGATCAAGCAAGACGACCTGATTCAGAGCGTCGCCGACGCCCTGCAATTCATCTCGTATTACCACCCCGTCGATTTCATCCAGGCCATGCACGAGGCCTATCTGCGTGAAGAATCGCCTGCTGCACGCGATTCCATCGCCCAGATCCTGATCAACTCGCGCATGTGCGCCACCGGCCACCGCCCGATCTGCCAGGACACCGGTATCGTCACCGTGTTCGTGCGCGTGGGCATGGACGTGCGCTGGGACGGCGCCACCCTGAGCGTCGACGACATGATCAACGAAGGTGTGCGTCGCGCCTACAACCTGCCTGAAAACGTCCTGCGCGCTTCGATCCTGGCCGACCCGGCCGGTGCCCGCAAGAACACCAAGGACAACACCCCGGCAGTGATCCACTACTCCATCGTCCCCGGCGACAAGGTCGAGGTCGATGTCGCAGCCAAGGGCGGCGGCTCGGAGAACAAGTCGAAGATGGCCATGCTCAACCCGTCCGACTCGATCGTCGACTGGGTTCTGAAGACCGTTCCGACCATGGGCGCTGGCTGGTGCCCGCCTGGCATGCTTGGCATCGGCATCGGCGGTACCGCCGAGAAGGCCGCCGTGATGGCCAAGGAAGTGTTGATGGAGTCCATCGACATCCACGAACTGAAAGCCCGTGGCCCGCAGAACCGCCTGGAAGAAATCCGCCTGGAGCTGTTCGAGAAGGTCAACCAGCTGGGCATCGGCGCCCAGGGCCTGGGTGGCCTGACCACCGTGCTCGACGTCAAGATCATGGACTACCCGACCCACGCCGCTTCGCTGCCGGTGTGCATGATCCCCAACTGCGCCGCCACCCGCCACGCCCACTTCGTGCTCGATGGTTCCGGCCCGGCCGAGCTGGAAGCGCCGTCGCTGGACGCCTACCCGGAAATCGTCTGGGAAGCCGGCCCGAGCGCCCGTCGCGTCAACCTCGACGCCATCACCCCGGAAGAAGTCGCCAGCTGGAAGCCGGGCGAAACCATCCTGCTCAACGGCAAGATGCTGACCGGCCGCGATGCCGCGCACAAGCGCATGGTCGAAATGCTCAACCGTGGCGAAGAGCTGCCGGTGGACCTGAAAGGCCGCTTCATCTACTACGTCGGCCCGGTCGACCCGGTCGGTGACGAAGTGGTAGGCCCAGCCGGCCCGACCACCGCTACCCGCATGGACAAGTTCACCCGCCAGATCCTCGAGCAGACTGGCCTGCTGGGCATGATCGGCAAGTCCGAGCGCGGCCCTGCCGCCATCGAGGCGATCAAGGACAACAAGGCCGTGTACCTGATGGCCGTCGGCGGCGCCGCCTACCTGGTGGCCCAGGCCATCCGCAAGTCGAAGGTCCTGGCCTTCGCCGAGCTGGGTATGGAAGCGATCTACGAGTTCGAGGTGAAGGACATGCCAGTGACTGTTGCCGTCGACAGCAACGGTGAGTCTGTCCACATTACTGGCCCTGCGCTGTGGCAGAACAAGATTGCCCAGAGCCTGGCAGTCGAAGTGAAGTAA
- a CDS encoding DJ-1/PfpI family protein, whose protein sequence is MTAKKILMLVGDYVEDYEVMVPFQALSMVGHTVHAVCPEKLAGQTVRTAIHDFEGEQTYSEKPGHNFALNYDFVRVRAESYDALLIPGGRAPEYLRLDEKVLELVRAFNQAGKPIAAVCHGAQLLAAAGVLEGRECSAYPACAPEVRLAGGKFIDIAVDQAHVDGNLVTAPAWPAHPAWLAAFLKVLGTRIS, encoded by the coding sequence ATGACTGCGAAGAAAATTCTCATGCTGGTTGGTGACTACGTCGAAGATTACGAGGTCATGGTGCCGTTCCAGGCGCTGAGCATGGTCGGGCACACGGTGCACGCTGTATGCCCGGAAAAGCTCGCGGGGCAGACCGTGCGTACCGCGATTCATGATTTCGAGGGCGAACAGACCTACAGCGAGAAGCCTGGGCATAACTTTGCCCTGAATTATGACTTTGTGCGGGTGCGGGCCGAGAGTTACGACGCGCTGTTGATCCCGGGTGGCCGTGCGCCAGAGTACCTGCGTCTGGATGAAAAGGTGCTGGAGCTGGTGCGCGCGTTCAACCAGGCCGGCAAGCCGATCGCGGCGGTATGCCATGGTGCCCAGTTGCTGGCGGCGGCCGGCGTGCTGGAAGGGCGCGAATGCAGCGCGTACCCGGCCTGTGCACCGGAAGTGCGCCTGGCAGGTGGCAAGTTCATCGATATCGCCGTGGACCAGGCGCATGTGGATGGCAACCTGGTGACTGCACCTGCCTGGCCGGCGCACCCGGCGTGGCTGGCGGCCTTCCTCAAGGTGCTGGGTACCCGCATCTCCTGA
- the pyk gene encoding pyruvate kinase produces MSIRRTKIVATLGPASNSPEVIEQLILAGLDVARLNFSHGTPDEHKARARLIRDIAAKNGRHVALLGDLQGPKIRIAKFANKRIELKIGDKFTFSTAHPLTEGNQDIVGIDYPDLVKDCGVGDELLLDDGRVVMRVETATADALHCVVIIGGPLSDHKGINRKGGGLTAPALTEKDKADIKLAAEMDLDYLAVSFPRDASDMEYARKLRDEAGGSAWLVAKIERAEAVADDETLDKLILASDAVMVARGDLGVEIGDAELIAIQKKIIQHARRNNKAVIVATQMMESMIQNPMPTRAEVSDVANAVLDNTDAVMLSAESAAGSYPIEAVQAMARICLGAEKHPTSQKSSHRLHTTFERCDESIALAAMYTANHFPGVKAIIALTESGYTPLIMSRLRSHVPIFALSPHRATQARANMFRGVYPIAFDPASLPADKVSQAAVDELLKRGLVEQGDWVILTKGDSYHTIGGTNGMKILHVGDPLVG; encoded by the coding sequence ATGAGCATCCGCCGTACCAAAATCGTCGCCACCCTTGGCCCCGCCAGCAACTCGCCGGAAGTGATCGAACAGCTGATCCTCGCCGGCCTGGATGTGGCACGCCTGAACTTCTCCCACGGCACTCCGGACGAGCACAAGGCCCGCGCGCGCCTGATCCGAGACATCGCCGCCAAGAACGGCCGCCATGTTGCACTGCTGGGCGACCTGCAGGGTCCGAAGATCCGCATCGCCAAGTTCGCCAACAAGCGCATCGAATTGAAGATCGGTGACAAGTTCACCTTCTCCACCGCCCACCCGCTGACCGAAGGCAACCAGGACATCGTCGGTATCGACTACCCCGACCTGGTCAAGGACTGCGGCGTTGGTGACGAATTGCTGCTCGACGATGGCCGTGTGGTCATGCGCGTCGAAACCGCCACCGCAGACGCCCTGCACTGCGTGGTCATCATCGGTGGCCCGCTGTCGGACCACAAAGGCATCAACCGTAAAGGCGGCGGCCTGACCGCACCGGCCCTGACCGAGAAAGACAAGGCCGACATCAAGCTGGCTGCGGAAATGGACCTGGACTACCTGGCCGTGTCCTTCCCGCGTGACGCCAGCGACATGGAATACGCACGCAAGCTGCGTGACGAAGCCGGCGGCAGTGCCTGGCTGGTGGCCAAGATCGAGCGTGCCGAAGCCGTTGCCGACGACGAGACCCTCGACAAGCTGATCCTCGCCTCCGACGCCGTCATGGTCGCCCGTGGCGACCTGGGCGTGGAAATCGGAGACGCCGAGCTGATCGCCATCCAGAAGAAGATCATCCAGCACGCCCGCCGCAACAACAAGGCGGTGATCGTGGCGACCCAGATGATGGAGTCGATGATCCAGAACCCGATGCCGACCCGCGCCGAAGTGTCCGACGTGGCCAACGCCGTGCTGGACAACACCGATGCGGTGATGCTGTCGGCCGAAAGCGCCGCCGGCTCTTACCCGATCGAAGCCGTCCAGGCCATGGCCCGCATCTGCCTGGGTGCCGAAAAGCACCCGACCAGCCAGAAGTCCAGCCACCGCCTGCACACCACCTTCGAGCGTTGCGACGAAAGCATCGCCCTGGCGGCCATGTACACCGCCAACCACTTCCCGGGCGTGAAGGCGATCATCGCCCTGACCGAGAGTGGCTACACCCCGCTGATCATGTCGCGCCTGCGTTCGCACGTGCCGATCTTCGCCCTGTCGCCGCACCGCGCCACCCAGGCCCGTGCAAACATGTTCCGTGGCGTCTACCCGATTGCCTTCGACCCGGCCTCGCTGCCGGCCGACAAGGTGAGCCAGGCAGCGGTCGACGAACTGCTCAAGCGTGGCCTGGTGGAACAAGGTGACTGGGTAATCCTGACCAAGGGTGACAGCTACCACACCATCGGTGGCACCAATGGCATGAAGATCCTGCATGTGGGTGATCCGCTGGTCGGTTGA
- a CDS encoding carbon-nitrogen hydrolase family protein: MIRLAACQYAIELHETWEAYADHLQGLCAEAVEAGARVLLLPEYAGLVLSGQLPAEQRGDLKASIAGIQPLVEPWLALCEGLARRWGIYLQPGSLPVLDSDGRYRNRAWLFGPKGVLGYQDKLMMTRFEREQWDIAAGQGLQVFDTELGRLGILICYDNEFPMLARRLAEEGADLILAPSCTDTEAGYHRVRIGAQARALENQLAVLQSPTVGLAPWSPALDENIGRAGLFVPPDHGMPGDGVVALSEALSPVCSQWLVCEVDLEEVRRVRREGQVFTRRDWPEQFDRIL, translated from the coding sequence ATGATCCGCCTGGCGGCCTGCCAGTACGCCATCGAGCTGCATGAAACCTGGGAGGCCTACGCCGACCACCTGCAAGGCCTGTGCGCCGAAGCGGTGGAGGCGGGGGCCCGCGTGCTGCTGTTGCCGGAATACGCCGGGCTGGTGCTCAGCGGGCAGTTGCCGGCTGAGCAACGGGGCGACCTGAAGGCTTCGATCGCCGGTATCCAGCCGCTGGTCGAACCGTGGTTGGCGTTGTGCGAGGGGCTTGCCCGGCGCTGGGGTATCTACCTGCAACCTGGCAGCCTGCCGGTGCTCGACAGCGATGGCCGCTACCGCAACCGTGCCTGGCTGTTCGGCCCCAAGGGCGTGCTGGGTTACCAGGACAAGCTGATGATGACCCGCTTCGAGCGGGAACAGTGGGACATCGCTGCCGGCCAAGGGCTGCAGGTGTTCGACACCGAACTGGGGCGTCTGGGGATACTGATCTGCTACGACAATGAATTCCCGATGCTGGCCCGGCGCCTGGCCGAAGAGGGTGCCGACCTTATTCTGGCACCGAGCTGTACCGACACCGAGGCGGGTTACCACCGGGTGCGCATTGGCGCGCAAGCGCGGGCGCTGGAGAACCAGCTTGCGGTATTGCAGAGCCCTACGGTCGGGCTGGCGCCCTGGTCGCCGGCGCTGGACGAGAATATCGGCCGGGCAGGGTTATTCGTGCCGCCGGATCACGGGATGCCGGGGGATGGGGTGGTGGCGCTGAGTGAAGCGCTGAGTCCGGTTTGCAGCCAGTGGCTGGTGTGCGAGGTGGATCTGGAAGAGGTGCGGCGGGTGAGGCGGGAAGGGCAGGTGTTTACCCGCAGGGACTGGCCGGAGCAGTTTGACAGAATCCTGTGA
- a CDS encoding GNAT family N-acetyltransferase, whose product MEIRLLHGAAIAPYIDDLARLRLTVFREFPYLYDGTPEYEADYLATYARSGRSLVVLALDDGKVVGASTGLPLVDVAAEFQQPFLAQGRDPASVYYFGESVVLPEYRGQGLGVRFFIERESYAHKLAEFDYCAFCAVERPGVHPRRPADYKPLHGFWRNRGFLHDPSLRTSYAWRDLDEQESSDKLMSFWLKELPI is encoded by the coding sequence ATGGAAATACGCCTGTTGCACGGCGCCGCTATCGCGCCTTACATCGATGACCTCGCTCGCCTGCGCCTTACCGTGTTCCGCGAGTTTCCCTATCTTTATGACGGTACCCCCGAGTACGAGGCCGACTACCTGGCCACCTATGCCCGCTCGGGGCGCAGCCTGGTGGTGCTGGCGCTGGACGACGGCAAGGTCGTTGGCGCCTCCACCGGCCTGCCGCTGGTGGATGTCGCCGCCGAGTTCCAGCAGCCGTTCCTGGCCCAGGGGCGCGACCCGGCCAGCGTGTACTACTTCGGTGAATCGGTGGTACTGCCCGAGTACCGTGGCCAGGGCCTGGGGGTGCGCTTTTTCATCGAGCGTGAGTCCTACGCGCACAAGCTGGCCGAGTTCGACTACTGCGCGTTCTGTGCGGTCGAGCGGCCAGGCGTGCATCCACGGCGGCCAGCGGACTACAAGCCATTGCACGGCTTTTGGCGAAACCGCGGCTTCCTGCACGACCCGTCGCTGCGCACCAGCTACGCCTGGCGCGACCTGGACGAGCAGGAAAGCTCCGACAAGCTGATGTCGTTCTGGCTAAAGGAACTGCCGATATGA
- a CDS encoding PilZ domain-containing protein — MFNKRHIERHQLPCVLKVFNRLTGQAIGQLGNASEDGLMLISQLPVLVGPDYELQLRLPLVGGGYQFVNLTASCLWCREDQTPGHYDSGFMLLQTPREYEEFVCSLRDYFSFRPANASV; from the coding sequence ATGTTCAACAAGCGCCACATCGAACGCCATCAGCTGCCTTGTGTTCTCAAGGTGTTCAACCGCTTGACCGGTCAGGCTATCGGCCAGTTGGGCAACGCCTCCGAAGACGGGCTGATGCTGATCAGCCAGCTGCCTGTACTGGTAGGGCCCGACTACGAACTGCAATTGCGCCTGCCGCTGGTCGGTGGCGGGTATCAGTTCGTCAACCTCACCGCCAGTTGCCTGTGGTGCCGCGAAGACCAGACGCCCGGGCACTACGATTCGGGCTTCATGCTGCTGCAGACACCGCGCGAGTACGAAGAATTCGTCTGCTCGTTGCGAGACTATTTCAGTTTCCGTCCTGCCAACGCTTCCGTCTGA
- a CDS encoding nuclear transport factor 2 family protein — MTATELVNAYYAAFNAGDMPAFLALLSEDVIHDINQGERQMGKARFAAFMDKMNRCYRERLADIVVMQNADGSRAAAEFTVHGEYLADDEGLPAANGQTYVLPAGAFFYIHCGKIARVTNYYNLNDWVEQVA, encoded by the coding sequence ATGACCGCTACCGAACTGGTAAATGCTTACTACGCCGCCTTCAACGCCGGAGACATGCCAGCCTTTCTCGCCCTGCTCAGCGAGGATGTGATCCACGACATCAACCAGGGCGAGCGGCAGATGGGCAAGGCCCGGTTTGCCGCGTTCATGGACAAGATGAACCGCTGCTACCGCGAGCGCCTGGCCGATATCGTGGTGATGCAGAACGCCGACGGCAGCCGCGCGGCGGCGGAGTTCACCGTGCACGGGGAATATCTGGCCGATGACGAAGGGTTGCCGGCGGCCAACGGGCAGACCTATGTGCTGCCGGCGGGGGCGTTCTTCTATATTCATTGCGGGAAGATTGCCCGGGTGACCAACTACTACAACCTCAATGACTGGGTTGAGCAGGTGGCCTGA
- a CDS encoding iron-sulfur-binding ferredoxin reductase: MPELCVGERRWAVPTGSNLLDALNEAGLNVPYSCRAGSCHACLVHCLAGQPRDAMPDALAQDKHAQGWRLACQCRVVEDLRVALFDPLQDGVPAQVCALDWFGDVLRVRLRPERAIRYQAGQHVVLWSGVVARPYSLASLPGEDDFLEFHIDCQRPGAFCDKARGLQLGDVLRLGELRGGALHYDPDWQQRPLWLLAAGTGLAPLWGILREALRQGHQGEIRVMHVAREGAGHYLAEALREMADVNVELVLAEQLDEALAGLRPSSRQTVALVCGAPGSVERFARRLFIAGVPRGQVFADVFVEHA, translated from the coding sequence ATGCCCGAACTTTGCGTGGGCGAGCGCCGCTGGGCGGTGCCGACCGGCAGCAACCTGCTCGATGCCTTGAATGAAGCCGGGCTCAACGTGCCTTACAGCTGCCGCGCCGGCAGTTGCCATGCCTGCCTGGTGCACTGCCTGGCGGGCCAACCGCGGGATGCCATGCCCGATGCCCTGGCGCAGGACAAGCATGCCCAGGGCTGGCGCCTGGCCTGCCAGTGCCGGGTAGTCGAGGACCTGCGCGTGGCGCTGTTCGACCCGCTGCAGGATGGCGTGCCGGCGCAGGTCTGCGCACTGGACTGGTTCGGCGATGTGCTGCGCGTGCGGTTGCGGCCCGAGCGGGCAATACGTTACCAGGCGGGGCAGCATGTGGTGCTGTGGAGTGGCGTGGTAGCGCGGCCTTACTCCTTGGCCAGCCTGCCGGGCGAAGATGATTTCCTCGAGTTTCATATCGACTGCCAGCGCCCCGGCGCCTTTTGTGACAAGGCCCGTGGCCTGCAGCTGGGTGATGTGTTGCGCCTGGGCGAGCTCAGGGGCGGTGCCTTGCATTACGACCCGGACTGGCAGCAGCGGCCGCTGTGGTTGCTGGCGGCGGGGACCGGGCTGGCGCCATTGTGGGGCATCTTGCGCGAGGCGCTGCGGCAGGGGCACCAGGGGGAAATCAGGGTCATGCATGTGGCGCGCGAGGGCGCCGGGCATTATCTGGCCGAGGCGTTGCGGGAGATGGCGGATGTGAATGTCGAACTGGTACTGGCGGAGCAGCTGGATGAGGCGTTGGCCGGTTTGCGGCCGTCATCGCGCCAGACGGTAGCGCTGGTGTGCGGGGCGCCGGGGAGTGTCGAGCGGTTTGCCCGGCGGCTGTTCATTGCCGGGGTGCCGCGAGGGCAAGTGTTTGCCGATGTGTTTGTCGAGCATGCCTGA